A window of Sphaerodactylus townsendi isolate TG3544 unplaced genomic scaffold, MPM_Stown_v2.3 scaffold_1210, whole genome shotgun sequence genomic DNA:
tgacatcccttcagatatctaaacatggctatcatgtcacctcttaaccttctcttcaccaaactaaacatacctagtgccctaagtctctcctctcctGATCTTTGTGCtgttaattatttttgttttctgtggggAGGGAGCAACATTAAGTTTGAGAGAAAATGCAGGTACTTGGTTCTTCATACAAAACCAGCTGCCTGTACCTCTAATTTAACATAAAATGTTAAGGTTTGACCTATACAGGAGTCTTTTGTTGCTGTCACACTAATAACACAGCCTGATCTTGCAGCAAATTATGAAGGACAGGTGGATCAACGCAGGGCACGAGGACGACGAACTTAAACCTTTTGTTGAGCCAGAGCTGGACATCTCGGACCAGAAGAGAATAGGTAAGTGCTGGAGATCCTTGATACACCTTGTGGCTTTGTGATTCTTGTGGACAGACCTTGTTGTTTGATTTAATGTACAAATGTAGATAGAGGGAAGAAAGATCCTGGGTGTAGCAAGAGGATTACACATTCCTGTGAAACACTTAACTATGCTGTATCTAATATAATGTACCTTGAAGcgaattttcattttattttcagacaTTATGGTTGGAATGGGATATTCTCAAGAAGAAATACAGGAATCCCTTAGTAAAATGAAATATGATGAAATCACTGCTACATATTTGCTATTGGGAAGGAAATCATCAGAGGTGAgtagtgagagccagcatagtgtagtggttaagagcaggtggattctaatctggagaactgagcttgattccccactcctccgcctgagtggcggaggcttatctgatgaaccagatgtgtttctgcactcctacatccctgctgggtgagcttggagtagtcacagttctctaaacCCTCTCAGCtccacaagctgtctgttgtggggagaggaaaggaaaaggagcttgtaagccaccttgagtctccttacaggagagaaaggtggatataaatctaaactcttcttctaaaatgcatAATTATTGATTTGGAACCAGTGATCCATGGGTCAGAGATTGCCGATCTTTCATTtggttctctccctctcctccagcACGCCTTTCTGATGCTGGGAAAGTTCATTCAAAAAGTTGTAGGACCCAAGTGGACTCATGTAGGTCAGGGGGCTGCACTAAAGAGGACAGAGTTGCTCCTCTTGCACCAGCGGAGATAAtgggtatttttatttatttattcattcatttactcaccacccttccccttaaaggctcagggcagcttccaacatgtgAAATACGATAAATACAATTCATGTAAAATTTTACCACAATAACTGAAAGCTCTAAAACAGGTGGCAGTTAAAATCTGTTGGGGGAAAAAGGCCTCTGAAGGGCTTTTTTCTCAGCATATTATCAAAGGCTGGAACCAACCGGCTGATGTGGATTTTCCAAGCCATGTGattgtggtttggtagttttttctccaaaCACTTCGCCCGTATCTATtcttggtatcttcagaggcatgtcaccatGACGCGCCTCTGAAGACCCACCCATCGATgctggcgaaatgttaggagcaaaaactaccagaccacgtccacgcagcctggaaaatgcaTAACGGAcggctttttttttccagtttgcattTAGTTTGTTGACAAGTGCAAGAAAAATTTACACTGAAGTAGATGCACAAGAAGTATTAGACGTCAGGTGTCCTTTGCAATCTTGCTATGCTTAACCTTTGAGGCGATCGGCTAACTTTTATCTTGTCTGCAAATTTCTGTGTAGTTGGATGCCAGCGACTCAAGCTCCAGCAGCAACCTTTCACTCGCAAAGGTCAGGCCAAGCAGTGACCTCAACAACAGCACAGGACAATCTCCGCATCACAAGGTGCAGAGAAGTATATCTTCCAGCCAGAAGCAGCGACGGTACAGTGATCATGGTGAGCGTTCCTTGCCTCATTATGTCAGAATTTTTGGTGGCATGGAACAGTTGGGGAAATCAGTGCGGACATCCTCTGTAGTTCAGCCTCTAAAAACCAGCGAGTTTGGAATGCTAGAGAGCGGCATGTTTGGGATGAAGAGTtttcatatcctttttgagggAAGGTTTCGATTTGATGTGGAAATCCACCGTGTGCCATAATTACTATGGTTGTCGGCTTTGTGTGATATTTGCCATGTCAAATATCCTTGCTAAGCAAATCCAAGCGGGcaaaggatcatagaatcatagagttggaagagaccccaggggccatcaagtccaaccccctgccatgcaggaacacaatcaaagcactcccgacatatgttcatccagcctctgtttgaacacctccaaagaaggagactccaccactctccgaggcagcgaattcaatggcaaacagccctgactgaaagttcttcctgatgtttaggtagaatctcttttcctgaaccttgaacccattaccctGTGTCCTAGTTcctaaggcagcagaaaacaagcttgctccctcttcaacatgccatttcttcaaatatttaaacatggcttctTCAAACTAaagatccccagctccctaaggctctttccgcatgggcagaatagaGCGcctcagggacggcaaaaacactgtccttggggaggggttcgcatggccgccacccccaagcggcgcgaagacgctgcttccgaacttcgctccctgagtgaggtttttcagaagcagcatcttccaaccgctgctgtgcaaatggcagcggctggaaggcgccattctccccccctcccccaaacagccCCTGACGCCATACCCCGTCTTCTGGCTTCCGgtgcattgcagaggccagggggagtgtcccctggcctctgcaatgcgcCGGAAGCCAGAAGATGAGATACGCCGGAAGCCAGAAGATGAGATACTCCAGAGCTGgcgctccagcctgcaggggggggggggtgtcccctggcctctgcaacgcgccggaagccaggagatgagatACGGCATCAGGGATGGCGTAGCCTGTGCGAAGGCGCTGCCGCCGCCTGCACGCCTACCAAGATCgtccgtgcaaacggtcccggggtgtgtgtgcatcagcattgtttatgccgacgcactccCGCTcgcgcccatgcggaaagggcctaagtctttctccgtagggcatggattccagaccttttaccattttggttgccctcctctggacgcgttctagcttgtcaatatccttcttaaattgcggtgcccaggaTAACCAGTGTGATATCTGATGCAAGGAAAAGATGCTGGAACCACTGGCGTGGTTTCCTTCTCTCTGTTACCCATGCGATAAGGATACGCTAAGGTATGGTAGTGCTTCATTAGCATAGTTTCATTTTGCTCTCAGTTGCTGAAGTCATGCCAAATTTTACTTAAAAGCATTTTCCCGTCCATGGATAATGGAAGATTCTGGCTTGAATTTGATAGCCTTGGTTAATGGATCTAGAAACGAAAAATCCAAATTCCGAGTTGGCACTCATCCAGTTTAGGGTGTCATACTTTGGATTTTTGCTAACTTGTTGTTGGCCAAGACAGAGACATGCGCGCAAACTGCGGCAGTAAAATTCTTGGGCGAGGAT
This region includes:
- the LOC125424849 gene encoding MAP/microtubule affinity-regulating kinase 3-like, translated to IVSAVQYCHQKHIVHRDLKAENLLLDADMNIKIADFGFSNEFTVGNKLDTFCGSPPYAAPELFQGKKYDGPEVDVWSLGVILYTLVSGSLPFDGQNLKELRERVLRGKYRIPFYMSTDCENLLKRFLVLNPTKRGTLEQIMKDRWINAGHEDDELKPFVEPELDISDQKRIDIMVGMGYSQEEIQESLSKMKYDEITATYLLLGRKSSELDASDSSSSSNLSLAKVRPSSDLNNSTGQSPHHKVQRSISSSQKQRRYSDHGERSLPHYVRIFGGMEQLGKSVRTSSVVQPLKTSEFGMLESGMFGMKSFHILFEGRFRFDVEIHRVP